A region from the Lolium perenne isolate Kyuss_39 chromosome 4, Kyuss_2.0, whole genome shotgun sequence genome encodes:
- the LOC127292800 gene encoding COBRA-like protein 3, with protein sequence MAAVGGSAVACCAVLLAAVLLFSAPATTEAYDSLDPNGNITIKWDIISWTPDGYVATVTMFNYQQFRHISAPGWQLGWSWAKKEVIWSMVGAMATEQGDCSKFKSSRPHCCKKEPNIVDLLPGTPFNQQIANCCKAGIIRTFNQDPANAASSFQISVGLAGNTNWTVKVPKKFTLKALCPQVHCGRAIVGMPTKFYSSDGRRATQALMTWDVACTYSQYLAQKTPTCCVSLSSFYNDTTANCPTCSCGCQNNVTHPGSCVNDNSPYLRSAINGPGKITGQPLVQCSPHMCPIKIHWHVKLNYKDYWRVKVTITYLNYRMNYSDWNLVAQHPNFDSTTKVFSFNYKPLTPYGDGINDTAMFWGRKFYNDVLKQAGPLGNAQSEVLMRKDSETFTLDKGWAFPKRVYFNGDNCVMPSPDSYP encoded by the exons ATGGCGGCGGTTGGTGGATCCGCGGTGGCCTGCTGCGCCGTGCTGCTCGCCGCGGTGCTGCTCTTCTCCGCACCGGCCACCACAG AAGCTTATGATTCGCTGGATCCAAATGGCAACATCACGATAAAATGGGATATTATTAGTTGGACTCCTGATGGTTATGTT GCAACAGTCACAATGTTCAACTACCAACAGTTCCGACACATCTCAGCGCCTGGGTGGCAGCTGGGGTGGTCGTGGGCGAAGAAGGAGGTCATCTGGTCGATGGTGGGGGCTATGGCCACTGAGCAGGGTGATTGTTCAAAGTTCAAGAGCAGCCGTCCCCATTGCTGCAAGAAAGAGCCAAATATTGTCGATCTTCTTCCAGGCACCCCATTCAACCAGCAAATTGCCAATTGCTGCAAGGCGGGAATTATAAGGACATTTAACCAGGACCCAGCAAATGCTGCCTCCTCCTTCCAGATCAGTGTAGGTCTTGCTGGGAATACCAATTGGACGGTTAAGGTGCCGAAAAAGTTCACTCTTAAGGCCCTGTGTCCACAGGTACACTGTGGGCGTGCTATTGTTGGCATGCCTACCAAGTTTTACTCTTCAGACGGGCGCAGGGCAACCCAAGCTCTTA TGACCTGGGATGTAGCCTGCACATACTCCCAATATCTTGCTCAGAAGACTCCAACCTGCTGTGTATCTCTGTCATCGTTTTACAATGACACTACTGCGAACTGCCCGACGTGCTCTTGTGGCTGTCAAAACAATGTTACTCATCCAGGAAGCTGCGTAAA TGACAATTCGCCTTATTTACGATCTGCCATCAATGGTCCTGGCAAAATTACCGGCCAGCCTCTTGTCCAATGTTCTCCCCACATGTGCCCGATAAAAATCCACTGGCATGTGAAGCTCAACTACAAGGACTACTGGAGAGTGAAAGTCACCATCACATACTTGAACTACCGAATGAACTATTCAGACTGGAACTTAGTGGCCCAACATCCTAACTTCGACAGTACCACAAAGGTTTTTAGCTTCAACTACAAGCCACTTACCCCATATGGAGACGGCATAA ATGATACCGCGATGTTCTGGGGAAGGAAGTTCTACAATGATGTCCTTAAGCAAGCTGGTCCACTAGGAAATGCGCAGTCAGAAGTACTAATGCGGAAGGACTCAGAGACTTTCACCTTGGATAAGGGATGGGCCTTTCCAAAGCGTGTGTACTTCAATGGTGATAACTGTGTCATGCCGTCCCCCGACTCGTATCCATGA